GTTCCTCCCATCATCTCAACTACAGCTCCTGCTGCCATTGCTGCTGCCGAACCACATTCCGCTTGACATCCGCCTTCTGCTCCTGAAAGAGTTGCATTCTTAGCTATAAGCATTCCTATTCCTGACGCTGTAAATAAAGCTTTTGTAAGTTCATCATCACTCTTATTGAACTTTTCTCCTACCGTTAAAATAACTGCTGGTAATATTCCACAAGAACCTGCTGTTGGTGCTGCCACTATTTTTCCCATAGAAGCATTGACCTCAGAGGTTCCAATTGCTCTCGCCATTACCTTTACCATTATACTTCCTGTTATTGTATTTTCCTCCTTTGAATAACTGTTAAGTTTAAATCCATCTCCTCCTATTAATCCACTCATAGATTTAACCTTATTATTAGTACCATACTGAGCCGATGTTTTCATAACCTCTAGACTCTTCTTCATTCTCGAAAATACAAATTCGTAACTTTTTTCACTTTTTAAAATTTCTTCTTCTATTGTATATTCTGCTATACTTAATTTTCTTCTTTCACACTCTTCTACAAGTTTTTCTCCACTATCTACAAACATTTTATTCTCCTTCTACTGATGGATTTATAACTACTACACTGTCTATATTTTTTATTTTTTGCATTTTATCAATAATCTTTTTATCAATTATTGAATCTGTTTCTATAATCATCTTTGCCGAAAGTCCTCTACTATTTCTATACACTTTTAAAAAGGCTATGTTTATATTATTTTCATAAATCATAGTTGTAATCTTAGATATCATTCCCGGAACATCTTTATGAGAAACTATAAGTGTAGGATAATTTCCTGTGAACTCAACTGCATTATCATTTATTTCAATTATTTTTATATTTCCTCCACCTGTTGAAGAACCCATAATTTTAACCATTTCACCATTAGATTTTGTTATTAAAAATTTTACTGTATTCGGATGTACATCTCCCAAATCTGCCTTCTTAAACTCGAACTCAATACCCATATTTTCTGCAATTTCAAATGATGTTTTTATTCTAACATCCCAGGGTTCCATTCCTAATATTCCTGCTACTAGTGCCTTATCCGTTCCATGACCCCTATAAGTTTCTGAAAACGAGCCATGCAAAAGAAAAACAACCTTCCTTGGTTTATTATCTTCTGCTATTATACCTGCAATCTTTCCAAGTCTAACTGCACCTGCTGTATGTGAGCTTGAAGGACCTATCATAACTGGTCCTAATATATCAAACACACTAAATTCTTTCATCTTTTGCCACACCTCACTATATGATTTAAGTTTTAATAATCGTAAAAGCAACTTCCTCCTATAAATTCTTTTAAAATTGAATTTTGGGGCACTAATTTTTCATCTATATCCTTAAAAAAGTTAAGAAAATTTCTAAGCTTTCTAGCTTCATAATATACACTACTAGATTGATCAATTTTCATTAGCTCTCCCATTGCATACTTTCTAAGTATTCCAAGTTCATATACTAATGTTGAATTAAACATAACATCTGCTTCCTCTTGAAAAACAAAGATATTTTTTTCTTCCCCTCTCCTTATAGATGGCCACATCTTAAGAGTTTCTTCTCCTCCATATCCACGTGAAAGATAATCTCTTACCATTCTTCTTATCTTCCTTACATCTGTTGTTGCTATTCTGTTGTGATTATCAAGATTCAATTGAGTAAGCGCACTTACATATATCTTAAATTTATTTTTTTTATTTATATGCAGTGTTAATTCTTCATTTAATCCATGTATTCCTTCAACTATTATTACACCATTCTCAGGCAATTTCATCTTCTCATTATTCTCTTTTCTCATGCCTGTTTTAAAATCAAATTTAGGTGGTAGTATCTCTTTATACTCCATTAAATCTTTCAAATTTTTATTAAACAACTCTACATCCAGTGCTTCTATTGCTTCAAAATCATAATTTCCATTTTCATCTCTTGGTGTTCTATTTCTATCTACAAAATAATCATCTAAAGAAATAGCTACAGGAATAAGACCATTTACCCTTAACTGTACTCCAAGCCTTTTAGAAAATGTAGTTTTTCCTGAAGATGACGGACCTGCTATCAAAACTAATTTTACATCTTTTCTTTCACATATCATATCAGCTATATAAGCTATTTTTTTCTCATGAAGTGCTTCTGAAATAAGTACTATATCTTTAATTTCGTTTTGCATAACCTTGTCATTTAAAGATCCAACATCCCCTACTCCTAAAATATTTCCCCATTTTTCAGTTTCATAGAATATGTTGTATAATTTATTTTGGTCACAATAGTATGGAAGTCTTGTCAAATCTTTTTCTGAAGGCACCCTAAGTAAAAATCCTGATTTATAACTTTTCAAATCAAACAATTTAATTATTCCCGTAGAATATGCCATAGTTCCATAAAAATAGTCATATCTCCCATCTAACTCATAAAGCTTAAGATATTTTATTTTTACATACTTTAAGAGCCTTACTTTATCCTCCATACCATAGTCTTTAAAAATTTTCATTGCCTTTTCTTTTTCTATTGTTACTTTTTTTATAGGAATATCTCCTTCTATTATTTGAAACATTCTATTTTTTATTTTTTCTATATCATCTTCTGTTATTTTTTTATCTTTTATATATATCTCTCCAAATATACCTTTACTTATAGAATGCTCAATAGTTACTTTTGCATCTTTAAATAAATCAGCAACCGCCTTTACTAATATAAATTGCAGCGTTCTCTCATAGACTTTAATTCCAATAGGATTTTTTAAGTCTACTATATCAAAAGTTCCCGAATAACTAAATTTATGTGTTAATTCATATATGTTTCCATTTACACTTCCAAGCATTATAGGATATTCACTCTTTACATCATTTTGCTTTATAAAATCGTAAAAGCTCATACCCTTGTTCACCTCAAAACTCCTGCCATCCTTTAGATCTATTTTAATAACATTCATCCCCTCTGTCCTCCTATACCTTTAACATTTATACACATAAAATTATTTTACTCATAATATTATACTTTAAATCAACATAAATGTATCATTTGTAATTATATTTTTTGCCCTTTTGAGAAATTATATATTGTAATGGGTAAAATATAAAAAAAAGGATTGATTATATTATGTACATTATTATGCTCAGAACTATAATACTTTATTTCTTAGTTGTATTAATAATGCGTATTATGGGAAAAAGGCAAATAGGTCAGCTCCAACCTTTTGAACTCGTAATCACTATTATGATATCAGAACTAGCCTCACTTCCAATGCAGGACCCAAGAATTCCTTTAATACATGGAATTATTCCTATAGTAACTTTATTATTTTTAGAAATCGTCTTGTCTCTACTTCAGTTAAAAAGTGAAAAGGCAAGAACTGTACTTTGCGGTGAGCCAACACTTTTGATAAATAAGGGTAAAATTGATATTAGCGCTTTAAAAAGTCAAAGAGTAAATATAAATGATTTAATGGAAGAACTACGATTAAAAGATTATTTTAATGTAGAAGATATAGAATACGCCATTCTTGAAACTAGCGGCCAAATTTCATTAATACCTAAAACACATTTAACAAATGCCACTAAACAAGATTTAAGTTTAAAAGTAAAGCAAGAAAGCGTTCCTGTAACCATTATACTTGATGGAAAAGTTAATATAGCTAATATAAAATATCTCAACAAAGATGCCGAGTGGCTTATGAAAGAACTAAAGAAAAATAACATAAACTCACCAAAAGATGTTTTTTTAGGTCTTATAGATTCAAAGGGACAATTTTACTATCAAAAATATACTAAATAGGAGGCTTTTTATGAAAAATATAATTATAGCTTTATCAATATTTGCAGCTGTTGTTTTGATGAGTTTCTTTTCTATACAATACCTGAATAAAACTTGTAATAAACTTTTAAGTGTCAGTAATAAAATTCAAAACTCCTTAGAAAAAGGCTCTTATTCCAAAGCTGATTATTACGAAAAAGAATTCGAGAAAGAATGGTATAAAGAATCAAGTATATTATCAGCCTTTATTCATCATATGGAAACTGATGATATAAGTCTTGAGATAGAAAGATTATCTCAGTCCATAAAATATAAAGAAAAGAAAGATGCTATGGAATCAGCTCATTCATTAACTTTTTTAATAAAACACTTATCTTTGCTTGAAAAAATCAACATAGAAAATATTCTTTGATACTTTTTCTCTATTGACAATAGTTATTAATTAATATACAATATAACTACACTCAATTAACAACTCATTTTAAAGGTGTGATAATATTATGGAAAATAACGCAAATAAAGAAATAATGGATAAATTAACAAAGGTATGTTTATGTAAGGCAATACCACGTTCAACCATAAAAAACGCTATAAGAAAAGGAGCAAGAACCGTTGAAGCTGTTCAAAAAGCTACAGGAGCTGGCTCTGGAGGCTGCGCTGGCAGAAGATGTACTCCTAAAATAGAAGAGCTCTTAGCTTCTTATAGTAAGAATAAATGGCATTAGATATTATTTAGAAGATTCGTTTTTTTGATATAAACACCTCCTTGATTGTTTTTATATGATGATAGCGTAGTTCCAACCAGAACTACGCTATTATTTTATAAGGGGCACTTTAACTTTTAAATTTACTTCTTAGTTTCCTAAAAACTTTAAAGTTCAAAATTATATTTATAATGCATATCAGTTGTGCTAAAAGCATAATACCTTCTACATGACTAATAACAGTTAAATATCTATTATACACATTACTAAACCCATTCTCATTTGCATTATTTAGTTGGATATTATGAACTATTACTTTTCTATAAAAACTTATATCAAATATATTTTCAGAAGGTAAGTACTTTTTCTCAATAACTATATTGAATTTCACCAAACAAAAAACAAACACAATCAATACTAAACATATAATTATTCTACCCAAATAAATAGTAATTTCCTTTATATTATTAGTTATTACGTCTTTTAAATAATTACTTCTCATCTTATTTATAAAAAAAGCTTTAGCTTCTTTTATAAAGGTTATCATAATTTTAATCAAATACACTATTATAAAAATCCCAATTATAAAATACAATATCTTAACATTTTGAAATACATGCTCCTTTAAACTAGCATAATCTACTGAATTATATTGTGATAATCTATCACCAAGTATAATAGTTAATTTATCACTTATGTTCTTAGCATCATATTTTTTTGTTTGTTTTGTTGTAAGTACATTTATGAAAAGTTTGTTATTATTATCTGTGTTTTCATATGCTGTGTATGGAATATATACTTTTTCATATCCATCATCTGACATACTATATAATAATGAATTATTTTCTTTGTAAACTCCTACTATTCTATACTTATCATTACCGATTTTCAGG
The Clostridium felsineum DSM 794 DNA segment above includes these coding regions:
- the sdaAA gene encoding L-serine ammonia-lyase, iron-sulfur-dependent, subunit alpha, with the translated sequence MFVDSGEKLVEECERRKLSIAEYTIEEEILKSEKSYEFVFSRMKKSLEVMKTSAQYGTNNKVKSMSGLIGGDGFKLNSYSKEENTITGSIMVKVMARAIGTSEVNASMGKIVAAPTAGSCGILPAVILTVGEKFNKSDDELTKALFTASGIGMLIAKNATLSGAEGGCQAECGSAAAMAAGAVVEMMGGTPKMALDAAAIVIKNVLGLVCDPVAGLVEVPCSKRNASGAVNAITTADMVLAGVASIIPFDDTITAMYRVGKQLPCELRETALGGLAVTKKGQELKNKIMK
- the sdaAB gene encoding L-serine ammonia-lyase, iron-sulfur-dependent subunit beta, translated to MKEFSVFDILGPVMIGPSSSHTAGAVRLGKIAGIIAEDNKPRKVVFLLHGSFSETYRGHGTDKALVAGILGMEPWDVRIKTSFEIAENMGIEFEFKKADLGDVHPNTVKFLITKSNGEMVKIMGSSTGGGNIKIIEINDNAVEFTGNYPTLIVSHKDVPGMISKITTMIYENNINIAFLKVYRNSRGLSAKMIIETDSIIDKKIIDKMQKIKNIDSVVVINPSVEGE
- a CDS encoding nucleoside kinase — translated: MNVIKIDLKDGRSFEVNKGMSFYDFIKQNDVKSEYPIMLGSVNGNIYELTHKFSYSGTFDIVDLKNPIGIKVYERTLQFILVKAVADLFKDAKVTIEHSISKGIFGEIYIKDKKITEDDIEKIKNRMFQIIEGDIPIKKVTIEKEKAMKIFKDYGMEDKVRLLKYVKIKYLKLYELDGRYDYFYGTMAYSTGIIKLFDLKSYKSGFLLRVPSEKDLTRLPYYCDQNKLYNIFYETEKWGNILGVGDVGSLNDKVMQNEIKDIVLISEALHEKKIAYIADMICERKDVKLVLIAGPSSSGKTTFSKRLGVQLRVNGLIPVAISLDDYFVDRNRTPRDENGNYDFEAIEALDVELFNKNLKDLMEYKEILPPKFDFKTGMRKENNEKMKLPENGVIIVEGIHGLNEELTLHINKKNKFKIYVSALTQLNLDNHNRIATTDVRKIRRMVRDYLSRGYGGEETLKMWPSIRRGEEKNIFVFQEEADVMFNSTLVYELGILRKYAMGELMKIDQSSSVYYEARKLRNFLNFFKDIDEKLVPQNSILKEFIGGSCFYDY
- a CDS encoding DUF421 domain-containing protein gives rise to the protein MYIIMLRTIILYFLVVLIMRIMGKRQIGQLQPFELVITIMISELASLPMQDPRIPLIHGIIPIVTLLFLEIVLSLLQLKSEKARTVLCGEPTLLINKGKIDISALKSQRVNINDLMEELRLKDYFNVEDIEYAILETSGQISLIPKTHLTNATKQDLSLKVKQESVPVTIILDGKVNIANIKYLNKDAEWLMKELKKNNINSPKDVFLGLIDSKGQFYYQKYTK
- a CDS encoding DUF4363 family protein, coding for MKNIIIALSIFAAVVLMSFFSIQYLNKTCNKLLSVSNKIQNSLEKGSYSKADYYEKEFEKEWYKESSILSAFIHHMETDDISLEIERLSQSIKYKEKKDAMESAHSLTFLIKHLSLLEKINIENIL
- a CDS encoding (2Fe-2S)-binding protein, translating into MENNANKEIMDKLTKVCLCKAIPRSTIKNAIRKGARTVEAVQKATGAGSGGCAGRRCTPKIEELLASYSKNKWH
- a CDS encoding ABC transporter permease; this encodes MSIIKLTKVRLIIGCGILIALIIMSNYLNFKVNNSVSNIIEYKNTNSKEGITFEQFNKIKKQYSDIDFTCYSEVKENVTNKYGVSPTKYGDDIDKKVKTKVILTDEKYFGLYPFQMISGGKLDFLSVNNKDKVVVISDVLANSLFKSNKVIGSTLKIGNDKYRIVGVYKENNSLLYSMSDDGYEKVYIPYTAYENTDNNNKLFINVLTTKQTKKYDAKNISDKLTIILGDRLSQYNSVDYASLKEHVFQNVKILYFIIGIFIIVYLIKIMITFIKEAKAFFINKMRSNYLKDVITNNIKEITIYLGRIIICLVLIVFVFCLVKFNIVIEKKYLPSENIFDISFYRKVIVHNIQLNNANENGFSNVYNRYLTVISHVEGIMLLAQLICIINIILNFKVFRKLRSKFKS